In Spirosoma aureum, a single genomic region encodes these proteins:
- the hflX gene encoding GTPase HflX yields the protein MVDTHKQPETAVLVALITQKQTADQTKEYIDELAFLAETSGVKTIKSFTQKLDRPDTRTFVGKGKLEEIQTFILANPVDSIIFDDDLTPAQVRNLEAEFKEIKVLDRSLLILNIFSMRAQTAQSRVQVELAQYQYLYPRLTRMWTHLSRQKGGTGMRGPGEKELETDRRIVKDRIAFLKEKLAKIDKQSVTRRKERDRLVRVALVGYTNVGKSTLMRTMAKTDVFAENKLFATVDSTVRKVTLGNIPFLLTDTVGFIRKLPTTLIESFKSTLDEVREADILVHVVDVSHPNFEEQIEVVNTTLADIKAADKPMVLVFNKMDQFVPKDEWAEKTTSLDDEFSDDLLHEEVVIPVAVRRKTALEYLKKTYLAQKADYVAFISAQTGENVGELRELLYDLVMEKHYQIYPNWVHVPLTESAEYGDGLAG from the coding sequence ATGGTCGACACTCATAAACAACCCGAAACCGCTGTGTTGGTCGCGCTGATTACGCAAAAGCAAACCGCCGACCAAACCAAAGAATACATAGACGAATTAGCGTTCCTGGCCGAAACGTCGGGCGTTAAAACAATAAAATCATTTACTCAAAAACTCGATCGGCCCGATACCCGGACCTTTGTGGGCAAGGGAAAACTGGAAGAGATTCAGACCTTTATTCTGGCTAATCCGGTCGATAGCATCATTTTCGATGATGATCTGACCCCTGCTCAGGTGCGTAACCTGGAAGCTGAATTTAAGGAGATCAAAGTCCTCGATCGGAGCCTGCTTATTCTGAATATTTTTTCGATGCGGGCGCAGACGGCCCAGTCGCGTGTTCAGGTCGAACTGGCCCAATATCAGTATCTGTATCCACGTCTGACTCGAATGTGGACTCACCTTAGCCGCCAGAAAGGTGGCACGGGAATGCGCGGGCCGGGTGAGAAGGAACTTGAAACTGACCGACGGATTGTAAAAGACCGGATCGCGTTTCTGAAAGAGAAACTCGCCAAGATCGATAAACAAAGTGTCACGCGCCGGAAGGAACGAGACCGGCTGGTGCGGGTAGCGCTGGTGGGTTACACAAACGTTGGTAAGTCGACGCTCATGCGAACGATGGCTAAAACGGACGTATTTGCCGAAAATAAGCTCTTTGCTACGGTCGATTCGACGGTTCGGAAGGTAACACTTGGCAATATTCCGTTCCTGTTGACAGATACCGTTGGGTTTATCCGCAAACTACCGACAACGCTGATCGAGTCGTTTAAATCGACGTTGGACGAGGTACGTGAGGCCGATATTCTGGTTCACGTGGTGGATGTATCACATCCGAATTTTGAAGAGCAGATTGAGGTCGTGAATACGACGCTGGCCGATATTAAAGCCGCTGATAAACCGATGGTGCTGGTTTTCAATAAAATGGACCAATTTGTACCAAAAGACGAATGGGCAGAGAAAACCACTTCGTTGGACGACGAATTCAGTGATGACTTGTTGCACGAAGAAGTTGTCATTCCGGTTGCTGTGCGCCGAAAAACGGCGCTGGAGTATTTGAAGAAAACCTATCTGGCCCAAAAGGCAGACTATGTGGCCTTCATTTCGGCACAGACTGGCGAGAACGTCGGTGAGCTACGGGAGTTGCTTTATGATCTGGTCATGGAGAAGCATTACCAGATTTACCCAAATTGGGTGCATGTACCACTAACCGAATCGGCCGAATATGGCGACGGTTTGGCAGGTTGA
- a CDS encoding Nif3-like dinuclear metal center hexameric protein codes for MNNQWCSLKELADFLKNEFSIDRYDPSEQGGIYHPSDQPVTRLGLVLEPWPDLPEWIAGHQIDALWIHRPWKLDTIRMPRDIGILSHHLPFDETLTMGYNPLLASLMSKLGQPEPLGFRQATADNGELLPQRPIGMLFDIVGQEFDALLREVNSLFGGYDRAEAGRCPTGAHTISRIAVVGAMNELLIREAYDRDADLYLTGQYRKPAQPAVDDTGIAVISIGHLRSEEWGLRALADLLHDRWPTIEIVMPISGQTVTVMSNNNSV; via the coding sequence ATGAATAATCAATGGTGCAGCCTTAAGGAACTAGCTGATTTTCTGAAAAACGAATTTTCTATCGATCGTTATGATCCTAGTGAACAAGGCGGAATCTATCACCCTTCTGACCAGCCCGTTACGCGTTTGGGCCTGGTCCTCGAACCCTGGCCTGATTTGCCCGAATGGATTGCAGGTCATCAAATCGATGCGCTCTGGATCCATCGCCCGTGGAAGCTCGATACGATCAGAATGCCTCGGGATATTGGCATTTTATCGCATCATCTGCCGTTCGACGAAACACTGACAATGGGTTACAATCCCTTACTGGCCAGCCTAATGAGTAAACTTGGACAACCCGAACCCCTGGGATTCAGGCAGGCAACAGCTGACAATGGCGAATTGCTCCCCCAGCGCCCAATTGGTATGTTGTTCGATATTGTCGGACAGGAATTTGATGCCCTACTTCGGGAAGTTAACAGCCTCTTTGGCGGCTATGATAGAGCCGAAGCAGGCCGTTGCCCAACGGGAGCCCATACGATTAGTCGAATTGCGGTTGTGGGGGCGATGAATGAGCTTTTAATTCGGGAAGCTTACGACCGCGACGCTGATCTTTATTTGACCGGTCAATATAGAAAGCCAGCACAGCCGGCCGTAGATGATACGGGCATAGCCGTCATTTCCATTGGACACCTGCGGAGCGAAGAATGGGGTCTGCGGGCTCTGGCGGATCTATTACATGATCGATGGCCAACAATAGAGATAGTGATGCCTATAAGCGGGCAAACCGTTACGGTTATGAGTAATAACAATTCTGTCTAG
- a CDS encoding DUF305 domain-containing protein, translating into MKTLHANIFVWLLASSLAGGSLVACAQATTGAATASTATTDPAKSQLLQPMRQMMDKIKKLQPTGDPDFDYAFQTKLHTQGEQDLLKQEIQNGKDSSLKQMAQTLLTATQGDAALIDETLKQLKPSRPNQAFTQQQSRNVQAMALKLQQGGIEDKLTSDFDKNFVTILLDHRQDAIDLANTYLQYGKNATLRDYAQKLVTKAQTEMTQAKAALPKQN; encoded by the coding sequence ATGAAAACCCTACACGCTAATATCTTCGTTTGGCTGCTGGCCAGCTCATTGGCTGGTGGCTCATTAGTCGCTTGTGCGCAGGCAACTACCGGCGCGGCTACGGCATCTACAGCAACGACTGACCCGGCTAAATCGCAATTGCTGCAACCAATGCGGCAAATGATGGATAAAATCAAGAAATTACAGCCAACGGGCGACCCCGACTTTGATTATGCATTCCAGACAAAGCTTCACACGCAGGGCGAACAGGATTTGTTGAAGCAGGAGATTCAGAATGGTAAAGATTCATCGTTGAAACAGATGGCCCAGACTTTATTAACGGCCACCCAAGGTGATGCGGCTCTGATCGACGAAACCCTGAAGCAGCTTAAGCCATCCCGCCCGAATCAGGCATTCACTCAGCAACAGAGTCGCAATGTACAGGCAATGGCGCTGAAACTCCAGCAGGGTGGTATTGAAGATAAGCTGACGAGTGATTTCGATAAAAACTTCGTTACTATTCTGCTCGATCACCGGCAGGATGCCATTGATCTGGCCAATACATATCTGCAATATGGAAAAAATGCAACGCTGAGAGATTACGCTCAGAAGCTGGTCACGAAAGCTCAGACCGAAATGACGCAGGCTAAAGCCGCATTACCCAAGCAGAACTAA
- a CDS encoding bacteriorhodopsin: MKLSDTFIPTAGAVGLLPMVTYFLLMVTMYAFLGNFIFALSARTRVSSSYQTSQTLVAIISAIAGLSYFFIQGYYHDLLAELTTLSDAENRQTLIRESYNAIGQYRYMEWAVTTPLLLLNMVLMLRIDLRSVKRPLLIMLLADFFMILAGYIGEQQLAFDNEILVGPKLLWGGVAAIGYVMIPVTLRKFWKRFASHALPQEQWAYRLMALSTVTFWGVYPIGYILTVFSFDTNWLHIAFSLADLINKIGVGLVTYWAGKETVK; this comes from the coding sequence ATGAAGCTATCCGATACGTTTATTCCAACGGCAGGCGCTGTTGGCTTACTTCCCATGGTCACGTACTTCCTTTTGATGGTGACCATGTACGCTTTTCTGGGGAATTTTATATTTGCTCTATCGGCGCGCACCCGCGTCAGTTCCAGCTATCAGACATCGCAGACCCTTGTGGCTATTATTTCAGCCATAGCGGGCCTTTCCTACTTCTTCATACAAGGTTACTACCACGACCTGCTAGCCGAACTGACCACTCTTTCGGATGCAGAAAACCGGCAAACACTTATTCGGGAATCCTACAACGCCATTGGCCAATATCGGTACATGGAATGGGCCGTTACAACACCTTTGTTGCTGCTCAACATGGTATTAATGCTAAGAATCGACTTACGAAGTGTTAAGCGCCCGCTACTAATTATGCTGCTGGCTGATTTCTTTATGATTCTGGCAGGCTACATTGGCGAGCAACAACTTGCGTTCGACAACGAAATTCTGGTTGGCCCAAAATTACTCTGGGGCGGGGTTGCAGCGATTGGCTATGTTATGATTCCCGTTACCCTCCGCAAATTCTGGAAGCGGTTTGCAAGCCATGCCTTACCCCAGGAACAATGGGCTTATCGATTGATGGCTCTTAGTACTGTTACTTTCTGGGGTGTTTATCCAATCGGTTATATTCTGACGGTATTTAGTTTCGATACGAACTGGCTTCATATCGCCTTTTCACTTGCCGATCTCATTAATAAAATTGGCGTCGGGTTGGTTACCTATTGGGCAGGGAAAGAAACAGTTAAGTAG
- a CDS encoding pyruvate carboxylase: MKEYIRPIKRLLVANRGEIAIRIMRAATELGITTVAVYTYEDRYSLHRYKADEAYQIGRDEEPLKPYLDVEGIVLLAKRHKIDAIHPGYGFLSENVKLARRCREEGIIFVGPSPEAMDALGDKVRAKNLATTAGVPLIPDSREENMSPEFALLEAERIGFPVMVKAAAGGGGRGMRVVRQAEEFEKAFTEAKNEARNAFGDDTIFLEKFIEDPKHIEVQLLGDQHGNIVHLYERDCSVQRRFQKVVEVAPSFGLKQETKQKLYEYALQLGRAVKYSNAGTVEFLVDKNENIYFIEVNPRIQVEHTITEEVTGIDIVRTQILIAMGYKLSDNGIYIHHQDEIPLNGFAIQCRITTEDPTNGFKPDFGTIIAYRNAAGFGIRLDEGSSYAGMKISPYFDSMIVKVSARGRTLKGATQRLTRALLEFRIRGVKTNIGFLLNVISHPIFQRGEARVSFIESHPELFDLRKPQDRSTRVLNYLADVIVNGNPEVKKKDDTKFFRTPIVPPYDTFGPYPAGNRDRLKELGRENFTQWVLDQKCVLYTDTTFRDGHQSLLATRVRTQDLQKVAEGFAKNHPELFSMEVWGGATFDVSMRFLYESPWKRLAALREAMPNMLLQMLFRGSNAVGYSAYPDNLIEKFVEKSWETGIDIFRIFDSLNWNEAMKVSIRAVRERTDALCEAAICYTGDMLDPAKHKKYNLQYYLDLARQLEDEGAHMLAIKDMAGLLKPLAADVLVRELKKAVSIPVHLHTHDTAGIQAATYLKAIDAGVDIVDCALGALSGLTSQPNFNSVVAMMQGHERECPINLSSLNAYSNYWEDVREYYYPFESGMKAGSAEVYENEIPGGQYSNLKPQAFATGLGDKFETLKKNYSVANQLFGDIVKVTPSSKVVGDMAIFMTANNLTADDVLTRGESLSFPESVKELMKGILGQPVGGFPKEVQQIILKGDQPITGRPNEHLKPIDFDADFSAFQKKYPLSDGFVDYLSYQMYPKVYDEYYKANEQYGDVSIIPTPAFFYGLKENEEILINIEEGKNILVRLLFKSEPNEFGMRTITFELNGQSRQVQVRDRASKVEKAMNAKIGKAGDVGAPLQGRLTRILVKAGDEVKKNQPLFVIEAMKMESIVAAPKAGKVDKIALKEGVVVEQDDCVVELS, encoded by the coding sequence ATGAAGGAATACATCCGTCCCATCAAACGTCTATTAGTCGCCAATCGGGGTGAAATCGCTATCCGTATCATGCGGGCTGCTACCGAGCTTGGCATCACGACTGTTGCCGTTTACACCTACGAAGACCGTTATTCACTGCACCGTTACAAGGCCGATGAAGCGTATCAGATCGGCCGCGACGAAGAACCTCTGAAACCCTACCTCGATGTAGAAGGTATCGTTCTATTGGCTAAACGGCATAAGATCGACGCGATTCACCCAGGATATGGTTTTTTATCTGAAAACGTAAAGCTAGCCCGTCGGTGCCGCGAAGAGGGCATTATTTTCGTTGGGCCGTCGCCGGAAGCGATGGATGCGCTGGGCGATAAAGTGAGAGCGAAAAATCTGGCGACTACAGCAGGGGTTCCCCTTATTCCTGATTCTCGGGAAGAAAATATGAGCCCGGAGTTTGCCTTGTTAGAAGCTGAGCGGATTGGTTTTCCGGTTATGGTGAAAGCCGCTGCGGGTGGCGGTGGACGTGGGATGCGGGTGGTACGGCAGGCCGAAGAGTTTGAAAAAGCGTTTACGGAGGCCAAAAATGAAGCTCGTAATGCGTTCGGTGATGACACCATTTTTCTGGAAAAATTCATTGAAGATCCCAAACATATTGAAGTACAACTCCTTGGCGATCAGCACGGCAATATCGTTCACCTATACGAACGCGATTGCTCGGTTCAGCGTCGATTCCAGAAGGTTGTTGAGGTAGCGCCCTCTTTTGGCCTGAAGCAGGAAACCAAACAGAAACTGTACGAATATGCGCTTCAGCTGGGCCGGGCCGTGAAGTATTCGAACGCAGGTACAGTTGAATTTCTGGTTGATAAAAACGAAAACATTTATTTCATCGAGGTCAACCCTCGAATTCAGGTTGAGCATACGATCACGGAAGAAGTAACGGGCATCGATATTGTCAGGACGCAAATCCTGATTGCGATGGGTTACAAACTATCCGATAATGGGATCTACATCCACCATCAGGATGAAATACCGCTGAATGGATTCGCGATTCAGTGTCGTATCACTACCGAAGATCCAACCAACGGATTCAAGCCAGATTTTGGCACGATCATCGCCTACCGTAATGCGGCTGGTTTTGGTATACGGCTCGACGAAGGCAGTAGCTACGCGGGCATGAAAATTTCGCCTTACTTCGACTCGATGATCGTAAAGGTATCGGCGCGGGGGCGAACATTAAAGGGAGCCACTCAACGCCTGACACGTGCTTTACTGGAATTCCGGATTCGGGGCGTAAAGACTAACATCGGCTTTCTGCTGAATGTAATCAGCCACCCAATTTTTCAGCGCGGAGAAGCCCGGGTTTCGTTTATCGAATCACACCCCGAGCTATTCGACTTACGGAAGCCACAGGACCGCTCGACGCGGGTACTTAACTACCTCGCCGATGTCATTGTCAACGGCAACCCGGAGGTAAAAAAGAAAGATGATACCAAATTTTTCAGGACACCTATCGTTCCTCCTTACGATACATTTGGCCCCTATCCTGCCGGTAATCGGGATCGATTGAAGGAATTGGGCCGGGAAAATTTTACGCAGTGGGTACTCGATCAGAAGTGCGTTCTCTATACCGATACGACCTTCCGCGACGGTCACCAGTCACTGCTGGCAACCCGCGTTCGAACACAGGATCTGCAAAAAGTAGCCGAAGGATTTGCCAAAAACCATCCCGAACTGTTCTCGATGGAAGTATGGGGTGGAGCTACGTTCGATGTATCGATGCGGTTCCTCTACGAAAGCCCGTGGAAACGTCTGGCTGCACTACGCGAAGCTATGCCGAACATGCTGCTCCAAATGCTGTTCCGGGGCTCCAATGCGGTTGGTTACTCGGCCTATCCGGACAATCTGATTGAAAAATTCGTCGAAAAATCCTGGGAAACGGGTATTGATATTTTCCGGATCTTCGACTCACTGAACTGGAATGAAGCCATGAAGGTGAGCATTCGGGCCGTTCGCGAACGGACAGATGCCCTTTGTGAAGCGGCTATCTGCTATACTGGCGATATGCTCGATCCGGCAAAACACAAGAAATATAATCTGCAATATTACCTGGATCTGGCCAGGCAGCTTGAAGACGAAGGTGCGCACATGCTGGCCATTAAAGACATGGCGGGCCTGCTGAAACCACTGGCGGCTGATGTACTGGTGCGCGAATTGAAAAAAGCGGTGAGCATCCCGGTTCATCTGCACACCCACGATACGGCAGGCATTCAGGCCGCGACCTATCTAAAAGCCATCGATGCCGGTGTCGACATTGTCGATTGTGCGCTGGGAGCACTGTCTGGCCTGACCTCGCAACCGAATTTCAATTCCGTGGTCGCCATGATGCAGGGGCATGAACGCGAATGTCCCATCAATTTATCGTCGCTCAATGCATACTCCAACTATTGGGAAGACGTCCGCGAATATTACTACCCATTCGAGTCGGGTATGAAAGCAGGGAGCGCCGAAGTGTATGAGAACGAAATTCCGGGGGGGCAGTACTCAAACCTGAAACCGCAAGCTTTTGCAACGGGCCTGGGCGACAAATTTGAGACACTCAAGAAGAACTATTCCGTAGCGAACCAATTGTTCGGCGATATTGTGAAGGTAACACCTTCGTCGAAAGTGGTTGGAGACATGGCGATTTTCATGACCGCCAACAACCTGACTGCCGATGACGTATTGACTCGGGGCGAATCGCTGTCATTTCCCGAATCGGTGAAAGAACTGATGAAAGGAATTCTGGGCCAACCCGTAGGCGGTTTCCCAAAAGAGGTTCAGCAGATTATCCTTAAGGGCGACCAACCCATCACCGGGCGTCCAAATGAGCACCTGAAACCGATTGACTTCGACGCCGATTTTTCCGCTTTCCAGAAGAAATACCCGCTGAGTGATGGGTTCGTAGATTATCTGTCGTATCAGATGTATCCGAAGGTGTATGACGAATACTATAAAGCCAACGAGCAATATGGCGATGTCAGCATTATTCCGACCCCGGCATTTTTCTACGGTCTGAAGGAGAACGAAGAGATTCTGATCAACATTGAAGAGGGTAAAAATATCCTTGTTCGGCTGTTGTTCAAGTCAGAACCGAATGAGTTCGGAATGCGGACAATCACCTTTGAACTGAATGGACAGAGCCGCCAGGTTCAGGTTCGCGACAGAGCGTCGAAGGTAGAAAAAGCGATGAACGCCAAGATTGGTAAAGCGGGCGATGTGGGCGCTCCCCTACAGGGTCGGCTCACGCGAATACTGGTTAAAGCGGGCGATGAGGTCAAGAAAAACCAGCCGCTATTTGTGATTGAGGCCATGAAGATGGAGAGTATCGTAGCAGCACCCAAAGCAGGGAAGGTCGATAAGATCGCGCTCAAAGAAGGCGTTGTGGTCGAACAGGACGACTGTGTGGTTGAATTGTCGTAA
- a CDS encoding DUF4870 domain-containing protein has translation MENQPSTPPLSPAPVPLSESDARMWAMFTHLSALPGSFVLIGSIVLPLVIWQIQKEKSPFVDFHGKEAVNFNITIAIAACLSFLLMLILIGVFLIWVVGVVWLVFTVIAAVKANNGEYYRYPLTIRFIK, from the coding sequence ATGGAGAATCAGCCCTCAACTCCGCCTTTATCACCCGCTCCCGTACCGCTTAGCGAGTCTGACGCTCGTATGTGGGCAATGTTCACTCACTTAAGCGCCCTACCCGGCTCATTTGTGCTGATTGGCAGTATCGTGTTGCCATTGGTCATCTGGCAGATTCAGAAAGAAAAGTCCCCATTTGTGGACTTTCATGGGAAAGAAGCCGTAAACTTCAACATCACAATAGCGATTGCGGCCTGTTTATCATTTTTATTGATGCTCATTTTAATCGGTGTGTTTCTCATTTGGGTAGTGGGAGTCGTATGGCTTGTTTTCACCGTTATTGCCGCTGTTAAAGCGAATAACGGCGAATATTACCGGTATCCGCTGACCATTCGGTTTATTAAATAA